GCTCTTAAGTTATGCAGTGAGTAATTCAGTACATCATTTAAACTAGAAGTACtagtgtaaattttgaatttcgtcgcacaggtgaaataatttgttaCTTTATAATGTTACAACATattcaacatatttttgtCTGTCCCAGGTTTTCAGTTCGTTTACACTACACTGTTTGGTGCCTATGCTGCATTTCTATTTGCTAAAACTGGTTAGTATAAACGTTGTTTTTTCCACCACAAGCAAATACATTTTGAACATTTATTTTACACGCTCAACTGAATTCTTCAATCTCTTTcctcaacatttttcacaggTCATTACATCGCACCATTTACAGCCCACGCATTTTGCAACCACATGGGATTTCCAGATCTTACTGAAGTTTTGGCTTGCAAGGATccagtgagaagaaaaatattactcagtttattttttgctGGAGTAATCGGGTGGTGTTCTTTGTTGGCGCCTATGACAAATCCCGCTTGGTTTAGCAATAAATTGTTTTGGCAAATCGATCCACTTTGAAATAGTTAGtgcataattaaattaatgtaCTACATGGATTGCGTACACTAATCAACTTCTTcagttttctctttctttttttttttaatataataaattttagtgTTATTTCATAACGATTTTCCATCAACGTACACATCAATGAATTGATAGAGTTAGTTACTAAAGTCATCGATATAATTTACATTTCACACTttgtgagaatttttatctatCAAAACTTCAACGTCTTCCATACCACTTTATAATATCACACTCACAATATTTAGACATACCGTTTGACGTATGGTTCAAAATCTTTATAAGACCTGCGAGTTCAAGCTGTCTTTGCACATGGTACATGCAGCGAATGAATgcagaatgaataaaaatatatcaccACAGTGCCTGTAAATGATTCAGCTGTTTATACACAAACATTgtagagattttttctttccagtcCCAAGGATAGttatacatagatacatatgtatttcgatcgcggaaaataaaaataagttgaaAAGCTGATGTGATAACAGGAACTTCATTATGCCACTTATGCCACTATTTTAATCAACAAACAAACAGTGAAAGTCCTGTGATAATTGATCGCATTGTAACCAGACTTGTTCGCTCGTTATAGTTATCAGTGcggaataaaatttacttgAGAATGTTTGAAGATACgaattattcataaatatttacagtatGTTCGTACATCCTTGTTTTGCTGAACGATCAATTAATATAATAGCATTGTGCTTGGAAAACGAGTATAGGAGTACATAGGCATTTAATTAAATAGACTACATAATTGTGAAGTTGCATTGACATTTTCGAACACATCATGATAATGTCAGTGCAAAGGGTAGTAtgatcattttttaatgtacCTAATATAaatgttgataaataattaataaacgttTTTAAATAAGTTCAATCTATTTTTGCTCTATTTGAAGCCAGGAAAATTTCAGTAGTAGAAAACTGCATTTAGTTTATTTAGATCACAGAGAGGACAATTACAacagtattataatataatattctattattattatacatttattcaGAGTCGCGGAGTTAAAAATGCCTCAAGCATCGACAATAAATACAATGCATTGTAATGAAGTGGAGTTTCAATTAAACCtagaaatgatttgaaaactaAATGCAATATAGATCGGTAGCCGTTGCTACCACATTGTACACACGTATGATTACAAAAGGAATTTCTAGCTGCGCAATtctacctatacatacatgtcTTTGAgataaatataacaaaaatatgtCAGTATAACTATTTATCAAAACTTTATACATTTGATGTCATGTTAATGGTTTGTTACATCTAGATCATCTTCCGTGAATAATTGGTATGAAATAATCCAAAAGCAAACTTCAATACCTTCAactatatattgtaaaaaaaaactattgtaTGAACATGTGTAACtatgacgtgaaaaatagtaCGTATGCAACACACCAATCAAGTACATGTAACcaaccaaaaaataaatctcagcgttaccataattttttaattgaatcgaagataaagaaaattacaaaataatattattctatGTCATCTCGTAAGatattgattattttcgtTCTATCAACATAAATCATGTAAAGTATACCGTGAACGCATAGTGATTTGTTAATGTGGTGAGGATTTTGTCATCATATGGGGTCATTTATTGGTTGCTTAACGCTGACCCTTTAGTAAGAGAGACAGCTATTATGCGAACACCACGGAATATCACTGCATCTGCTACCCTTGCGTTCAGCAACGATTAAATGGATTCAACACAACATATTGAATCCAGTGTTGATTTCCAATCACTTTTTTCTAGATTTCATTATTAGAAAAGATATTGCACTTCACTCCGAGAATTTACACACAGGTTACACGCAGCTGTAATTACCAATTATGGCGGTACAGGGAAATCTCGTGTATACGTTTGTCACTCGTATGCTTTATACacaataatttgtaattgccatatcttttgaaaaacataCGATTAGAGTTTCACTGTGGTACTTTTCTTTCCCTTCTTTCAGCTCAAGATCCACAGTTTTAGTTATCCATATAAATTAGTTGTAATAAACTTTCAATAGTGCGGTTGTTAAGTTATCAAGTATCTTTATGAAAGTATTACATATAACGTGTAATTAACGGCGGGCTCGAGATGAGTCAAGTTGCACGGAAGTATAAATAACTTCATGCGTTTACTGTTTtgcgatggaaaaaaaacattgattaTGAATGattcttcaatatttcaaagGCTAGTTCGAATTAGTTCCCGTAATTTGAAAACTGTAATAGAAATGGCAATAAGTTAACGATCAACTATAATTTGAGTATAACTTCACAACGATAATTGTATTGATGCTGTAGGAACTTGGAACAAAGCTGAAGATAAGATTAACTTATTgtcaataaatgaaatattaaatcacGAATCATGTAGATTGAGCAACAGTGATGATAGAAAGGCAATCAATTTGGCTTCTCTTTTCAAGCCAAATATAATTCTCTATTCAATGATTAAGTTCGACTGGCAAACACTTTCACCATCCCTGGTGTTTTTCCTGATATTTGGATTCAAGTAAGCTGACTGGAACCATTGGGAGGTTCTAGATGTTGAGACTGATTTAAAAATAGAACATTGCTTGCTTTAATTCGAGTTCCAGCTGATATTAGCGACGGAGAAGGACTGATGCATGGAGTCGAACAGTGGCTGTTGCTCAAATCACATTGGTCAAGTAATTTCCATAATTCTTCCGGTGTCGGGCCTCCGTTGactttttttactgaaatatTATACTTGATTCAGACGGTTTGAGTCCCCATGATAGCAGTATCAAGAGAAGCTAACTTATCTAAGGTACAAGCATCTGCACAACATATTTGTAGCCACACAATTATGTAGCATAGagtaagagaataaaaaacgtAAAAGTAGATTTACCCTGGTCGATTTTAGAACACAAATCTAAGGCAGTAGTTAGGTCCCACATCTGGATGGCCCCATTAGAGTGCCCGGTGAAAATGAATCGCCTAGGTCTAGATCCCATGCGACTGGATCCTTCGCACTCGTGGACACAGAACGAACTTATAACACTACCGTCTACTGATTCAATCACACAAACTCTATTGCCATTGGAAGCAAGTCTCACAAACAGCTGATCTGTTTCCGGGACAACCTTTTGCACAAATACTTGTTCGTCGTCCTGTTCACCAAACGGACCTACAAAGTGCGAATGATTTGAATAGTAAGCTGACTGTAGGTACCCGCCAACAAAGATGTACTTCGATTAGTTGCGTACCGAAATCGTTACCAGCGTTGTAACTAACGCACGGTTCAACAGCGTCGAGTGAAACTATTTTAAAACTAGCTTCTGGAGTGGACCCTGGCTGTGTGGATATCATACCTCGAAATCTTGTTACTGCCCAACTTCTGACATGATTGTATTCAGAGCACACAGATACCAGAAACTTTTCTGACAGTGTAACCTGCAATAAAGAATTAGCAGAATTGAATATTGGAAATTAAGCAATTTTACTTCTGAGGGGACATGTTGTTAGGCTTCCTAAATTTGGATACCTTAGTAACGCTACTCTGATGGACAGTGAATGTTTGGAAGAGTTGAGGTCCATGACCGACAGTCTCAGGATGCTGTACGATAACGCGTACGCTCCCCGATTTTGTACCGTAAGCAATTTCAATCCAATTCCCACACAGACCTGTGAGAAGGTATAGGAAATCTTCTGGTAATAATATATCATTAGTAAAGCGCATCAGTCATTTCTCAatcgaaattatttacatgataaaattttcaaaactatattatacatgaaagTTCATTATACAAATATGATTTGCAGTGTGTTCAATACAAAAGAAAGTAGACATGATTGAGAAGAAATTAATGGGGCCTAGGCGCTAACTCACGATAAGTATGCACTTTATCAAACCAGCGGTGAACGATAGATACAGGATAAAAGCTGAGACGTCAACATTAATGcatttatcataaaaatgCGTTGCCTAAGtacgaaagaaagagaggaaatcGCGTGCAATCCGACATTTGTAAGTGTAGATCATTTAATTTAGTTTGCAACGACGGCTGCAATGTATTGTGAAATGAATAAGAAAGCGAAACAAACCATGCGTGAGTCTATAGGTGGTAAATAATTGTCAACTACGTGATGGTGAAGCTGTGAGATAGTAATTAaacatttggaaaaaatctttcttcAAAATGAGTAAAGGCCGAGTGTAGATAATTGTTTATGatgattcaataattttcttaaggaacgatgtattttacaagtacaaataaatctgtgTAAAAGCGAATatacttttgatttttgttaccTTCCCTCCCCCTCTCAGATGCTGGCATGTAACATAAGGCTATGAATAGGGAGAGCAAGCAGGCAActataatgattaaaaaaaatcaatagcCAAACTGATGTAAAAAACATAAGAACGGACACACTCCGTAAAGACCTTGTAATGATGGGATTGATATGATACAATATCGTACAACTGGACGAGCACATTAAACACTAACttttatggaaaaatatatatttcacatataatatttacgTTCAAATCAAAcccagaaaattatttgaaagatGATGAGGATTTTCTCCAAGATGCTGTACTCTATGATGATGCGGAGACCATTTAGTATTCTCTGAATAgcgatgttgaaaaataaatgctaACCCCTTGGGAGGGAGGGAAAGCTACACCTAAGGGTAATATTAAAGATGCAATAACACTCGGACCTCTTCAAAGATGTATACGTAATATCTATGCTTTTCAGTATTACGATTTTTGTATTTGTATAACAACGTTTGTAATTCCTGAACACCCATGTCATATACTTGCCTTGTGCTACGAATCCAGTTGTACGGTATGAAAATGTGAAGGAAACAATGtaatatgtaataattttaaagaGAATCTCGCAAATGCTCGAATAATAAGAGTAATGATATAGGTATTTTGGGAGAGCGCAAGGCAAATCATAAGATTAAACTTTAGGACTTTGTTATTATACACTTATAGCAATGTGATTTCTTATACACACTAACAAGCGTGAATACATGTTGCAATTGGTTAGTATGACGTTGATATTCTGATACGAATAATGGAATGATAGTGGCAATTCTTGTAAATAAGGATATAACATGACCAAACATGATGATGGTGAAAGTATGATTAATAACGAAAAGTATGTGAAAGTCAAAATTAAAGAGTAAAATTTATATGACGTACAATCACTGGCCATGAAATGCGAAGTTACTATTGTATTCATGTATAAAACAATGCATCAATTCTTTGACCCGTCATTTTATGCACTCGCTCACTCAAGGTTTACAGCACTGTCTTATATATTTAACAAGAATTCTCAATTCCTGTATCCAATCTCTAATTTGGGTGAACAACATGCTTAACCTTAGTTGGATTAAGCAGAGGACTGGATCATCGTTGAAATAAGTACTAACATATCATGTTAGTTGCGACGAATGAGACAGAGTAAGTACAGCACAAGATTGCTTAATtctgcaaaataaataaattgacatATTGATAAAACTTACTGGTCTTTGGTGTAAGATAAACAGAAATAGCAGTAATGGGATCATGACTGGGATCACGGTAGAGCTCAGTGACCAGTAAATCATTGTCCTTCATTCTAAGTGGGAATTTCTGCATATCTAGAACATTAATAGATGAGTACGAATTGTGAGTCTCATAAACACGGACTCATAAACAGAGACTAAGATTGTACAACTGGCCAGAGAAATGAAAGTGAGAACCTACCAATGTAGTAAATCGATCCATTGTTGCATCCGAGCAACAGAAATGAACCAGCTGTATCGAAAGACGATATTGGCACAACGTCTTGTATTTGCCAGTGGTGGGTCATGGCATGCCACACTCCAATTTTTCCAGTCGGAGAGAGGGCAACCAACTGGCTACCaatgaagaataaatattcaacacGAACGTTCAGATTGAACGTTCCGATATTTGTCTTTATCCCTTCCTCCGAGACGCTCCAGAGTCGAACCTGACTTCCGTATGAAATCGCGACCATTTTTCCATCCGTGCCGCTACCCATTTTAGCATTTATTGCTACTCGTTCAATTATCGATTCGATATGAGGACTTGTGAATGCATGCTGCCAACCGGATGAATCTTTTAAACGATAGCAAGTTATAAAGTGTGCGTAAGCAATGACTATCCAGTTGTGGTGGGCTTTTATAATTTGTACCCTCAACGGATCGACCCATgctgaaacttgaagtaatttATCATTAGACATTTGCCATTCTTCGAGTTTTCACTGCTCTGGCTGTCCTTTTGTTTCTATTGCTacgaaaaaattgcatcaaTCCGATAGTCAACTTACCTTGCTGACCACCAAACACCAGACCAACGTCATTTCTGAATATCTTGTTGAGATCCGCAGATCCATTTCTAACGTGCCTCAAATCTAAGGACGGAGTGCGAGTATGGGGTAATCCTCGCTGCGAGACCCGGTAATCAAGAGAAGAATTACGCGCATGAGTTGGAAGAGTTGCTCGTTGATTTTGTTGACTTCCATTATTCACTGTGGATTGTAAAAGATTAGATGAGACTTGATTGAATATTCGAAATATGGGAAAAATCTAGTGATGGAAGTTCTTCAGTAGTTCGAGCActttaccattattattagCAGTATTAGAAGAACAGGATGTGACGATAACCGATTGCTGGTTATTAGGAATCTCGACTCTGGAAATCAAAGGTACGCCGCCTGTTCTGCCGTGAACAGAAACATCATTAGCAGGTGTTATTGCTGTGGCTGGCTCTTGCAGAGGAATATCtgtgggaagaaaaaatttatttcatcagtCAAAGCTATTATTCGCAGTATTAATTGGTACAATGCAAACCATATTTCatcaatatacatgtatggcTAGTGCAAATTTGCACTAAAGCGCAACCGGCAggttaagaatttttcttttataattcatgtcagtttcatttcattgaCTTTTCGATTAATCTCTTAATATTCTTTAGTTTGCgaaccagaaaaaaagaatacactcaaaattgtattattcaaatatttacaaaacgaCAACTACGGATCGATATATAAATTTCGCTAATATACTGAGGAGAGAATAATATGACAATTTTTGAACTTACTTGGCGGCGGCAAGTAGCCATAAAATAGGACGTCACCGCACGATGATTGGGACAAATCTTCACAGAGCATTAATCGCTTGACCAAGGGCGCAATACCGTAATATTCAGCCTCGTGCCTAAGAGCACGAAGATCTGCATTTTTCAGATCGATATCCCTTGTTCTCAGGTAACtcaaaatgactgaaaatatttttggatcTCTGTCTATAAACAGTGCTCCGGTCTCATCTCGTAGACTGGAAATTCGGCCACTCAGAAGTGCCGTGAAAAATGAGTCGGGGACCCAGGACAACGTTTGGCGAGATGTGGAAaacctgaaaatttgagcACTTAGGTGATAAGTGTGGGTGAAAAATTCGCGGCTGGAATGGAATTGAGACAGACGGTGGGAAGTTCGAATTAAGCGAAAAAACCAATTTAATAATAAGCGCTGAGTAATCAATAATACGTGTGCGTCATGATActgtgtttatttataatttaattaatcgaataatttatttattcgaaaatacggaagaaaacaataggatggagaggagaggagagggaaaaagagagagcgGGACAAAGGGGTTTTCCGCAGTATAATTTTGCTGGATTTATAACCGTACCTTGTTCCTCCGACGTTAAGATGAACGATATCCCCACAGTTTATTGCATGCGACACCGCCATAATTATTTCACAACTTGAATTAACAATTTCACGTTTGGGCTATTATTTTGACAGCTGATCCGAGGGGGAAGCGGCCGCGCAACCGCAGACACGCAACCAAAACCAAACCACAGATGATGCAGTCCGCCAATGCAGTCAGAAACGAATGCTGTATGGCTGTACGATGCATTCATCTCTGTCATTAATTGACCTACTGTCAAGAAGACTAGAAACCAAGCCTGTATACTGCAGCCGCCTGGCGGCGCTGCTGGTCGAGGATTGgtgtgcgttccgaaattaccCCCCACCGTCTTCTTAGGAAAACCTGTATGTAACATCGTCGCGTAAACCATAGACTTGCGTAAACACGAATAACAACACTTTGGGATTTAACTTTAACCTCAAATTTTATGGATCGGTGATTATCGGTAATAAAACGATGCGATAgcgtattttgtaaaaaacggCGACGATAAGGTGACCCGATATACCGCTGTCAAAAATAATGAGCCTCGTCCTGGCAATCGAATACCGATATCGGTGGCTTGATCAGGTTAGGTAGGGAAAATTTGATCTATTGTGAATGGAAGAAAACAAACTTCTCGGCATAAGTTTGAATGCGTCTGTACCACGGATagcaatttgaaattaaatataccTCAATGCGTGAACACACAAATGTCGAACATGAGGACTTTTACTATAAAAGTAAGCGAGACTGAAAACGTGACGCTGGAAGCTAATGAAACTTTTAAAgatttgacgaaaaaattggACGAAAATGATATCCACTTTGATGTGACATCTATGCAGATTGAGGGAAAAGTGCTGACTGAAGATCTAGTTGTTGCAGACTATCTGAACATAGGTAAACCTTGAAATTAACTTTTATTCAGGATCACAATTATGGTCAGGTGTAACAGATTTGAAGACAAGCGAACCCAGTTTCCAACACAACAATACAGCTTTTCAAGCTTGCCTTCCAAACAATCGTCTTATGGTTGTAATCGGTACTCATATGGCTGGATAAGCGTTATGTGACGTACGATTAATAAACTCATTTATAGCAGACAGCACTACCAAAAATACTTTCGGAGATTAGTCTGCATTATTGATATCGATTCTATAGtatttcattaaataattatagatAACACAGATATGGAGGATGAGACTGTTGAATTTGTACTGCCAGATTTACCAGAATCCGCAGCGTCGATTGGCAAAGGTATTGTgctcttttctttattattattattctgtgtttcattaaataatcaaaatgcTACAACTTGATAAAGTTTGATATTCTTGCAGATTCCAACACTCAGACTGTTTGTAACGGATTGCTGTGCCGTTTGTGTGGTATTAAAACTGAGGAACCAATTCCA
This portion of the Diprion similis isolate iyDipSimi1 chromosome 7, iyDipSimi1.1, whole genome shotgun sequence genome encodes:
- the LOC124408352 gene encoding BTB/POZ domain-containing protein KCTD3 isoform X2, with amino-acid sequence MAVSHAINCGDIVHLNVGGTRFSTSRQTLSWVPDSFFTALLSGRISSLRDETGALFIDRDPKIFSVILSYLRTRDIDLKNADLRALRHEAEYYGIAPLVKRLMLCEDLSQSSCGDVLFYGYLPPPNIPLQEPATAITPANDVSVHGRTGGVPLISRVEIPNNQQSVIVTSCSSNTANNNVNNGSQQNQRATLPTHARNSSLDYRVSQRGLPHTRTPSLDLRHVRNGSADLNKIFRNDVGLVFGGQQVSAWVDPLRVQIIKAHHNWIVIAYAHFITCYRLKDSSGWQHAFTSPHIESIIERVAINAKMGSGTDGKMVAISYGSQVRLWSVSEEGIKTNIGTFNLNVRVEYLFFIGSQLVALSPTGKIGVWHAMTHHWQIQDVVPISSFDTAGSFLLLGCNNGSIYYIDMQKFPLRMKDNDLLVTELYRDPSHDPITAISVYLTPKTTSERGREGLCGNWIEIAYGTKSGSVRVIVQHPETVGHGPQLFQTFTVHQSSVTKVTLSEKFLVSVCSEYNHVRSWAVTRFRGMISTQPGSTPEASFKIVSLDAVEPCVSYNAGNDFGPFGEQDDEQVFVQKVVPETDQLFVRLASNGNRVCVIESVDGSVISSFCVHECEGSSRMGSRPRRFIFTGHSNGAIQMWDLTTALDLCSKIDQVKKVNGGPTPEELWKLLDQCDLSNSHCSTPCISPSPSLISAGTRIKASNVLFLNQSQHLEPPNGSSQLT
- the LOC124408352 gene encoding BTB/POZ domain-containing protein KCTD3 isoform X3 gives rise to the protein MAVSHAINCGDIVHLNVGGTRFSTSRQTLSWVPDSFFTALLSGRISSLRDETGALFIDRDPKIFSVILSYLRTRDIDLKNADLRALRHEAEYYGIAPLVKRLMLCEDLSQSSCGDVLFYGYLPPPNIPLQEPATAITPANDVSVHGRTGGVPLISRVEIPNNQQSVIVTSCSSNTANNNVNNGSQQNQRATLPTHARNSSLDYRVSQRGLPHTRTPSLDLRHVRNGSADLNKIFRNDVGLVFGGQQVSAWVDPLRVQIIKAHHNWIVIAYAHFITCYRLKDSSGWQHAFTSPHIESIIERVAINAKMGSGTDGKMVAISYGSQVRLWSVSEEGIKTNIGTFNLNVRVEYLFFIGSQLVALSPTGKIGVWHAMTHHWQIQDVVPISSFDTAGSFLLLGCNNGSIYYIDMQKFPLRMKDNDLLVTELYRDPSHDPITAISVYLTPKTNFLYLLTGLCGNWIEIAYGTKSGSVRVIVQHPETVGHGPQLFQTFTVHQSSVTKVTLSEKFLVSVCSEYNHVRSWAVTRFRGMISTQPGSTPEASFKIVSLDAVEPCVSYNAGNDFGPFGEQDDEQVFVQKVVPETDQLFVRLASNGNRVCVIESVDGSVISSFCVHECEGSSRMGSRPRRFIFTGHSNGAIQMWDLTTALDLCSKIDQVKKVNGGPTPEELWKLLDQCDLSNSHCSTPCISPSPSLISAGTRIKASNVLFLNQSQHLEPPNGSSQLT
- the LOC124408352 gene encoding BTB/POZ domain-containing protein KCTD3 isoform X1, whose protein sequence is MAVSHAINCGDIVHLNVGGTRFSTSRQTLSWVPDSFFTALLSGRISSLRDETGALFIDRDPKIFSVILSYLRTRDIDLKNADLRALRHEAEYYGIAPLVKRLMLCEDLSQSSCGDVLFYGYLPPPNIPLQEPATAITPANDVSVHGRTGGVPLISRVEIPNNQQSVIVTSCSSNTANNNVNNGSQQNQRATLPTHARNSSLDYRVSQRGLPHTRTPSLDLRHVRNGSADLNKIFRNDVGLVFGGQQVSAWVDPLRVQIIKAHHNWIVIAYAHFITCYRLKDSSGWQHAFTSPHIESIIERVAINAKMGSGTDGKMVAISYGSQVRLWSVSEEGIKTNIGTFNLNVRVEYLFFIGSQLVALSPTGKIGVWHAMTHHWQIQDVVPISSFDTAGSFLLLGCNNGSIYYIDMQKFPLRMKDNDLLVTELYRDPSHDPITAISVYLTPKTKDFLYLLTGLCGNWIEIAYGTKSGSVRVIVQHPETVGHGPQLFQTFTVHQSSVTKVTLSEKFLVSVCSEYNHVRSWAVTRFRGMISTQPGSTPEASFKIVSLDAVEPCVSYNAGNDFGPFGEQDDEQVFVQKVVPETDQLFVRLASNGNRVCVIESVDGSVISSFCVHECEGSSRMGSRPRRFIFTGHSNGAIQMWDLTTALDLCSKIDQVKKVNGGPTPEELWKLLDQCDLSNSHCSTPCISPSPSLISAGTRIKASNVLFLNQSQHLEPPNGSSQLT
- the LOC124408352 gene encoding BTB/POZ domain-containing protein KCTD3 isoform X4; the protein is MAVSHAINCGDIVHLNVGGTRFSTSRQTLSWVPDSFFTALLSGRISSLRDETGALFIDRDPKIFSVILSYLRTRDIDLKNADLRALRHEAEYYGIAPLVKRLMLCEDLSQSSCGDVLFYGYLPPPNIPLQEPATAITPANDVSVHGRTGGVPLISRVEIPNNQQSVIVTSCSSNTANNNVNNGSQQNQRATLPTHARNSSLDYRVSQRGLPHTRTPSLDLRHVRNGSADLNKIFRNDVGLVFGGQQVSAWVDPLRVQIIKAHHNWIVIAYAHFITCYRLKDSSGWQHAFTSPHIESIIERVAINAKMGSGTDGKMVAISYGSQVRLWSVSEEGIKTNIGTFNLNVRVEYLFFIGSQLVALSPTGKIGVWHAMTHHWQIQDVVPISSFDTAGSFLLLGCNNGSIYYIDMQKFPLRMKDNDLLVTELYRDPSHDPITAISVYLTPKTSLCGNWIEIAYGTKSGSVRVIVQHPETVGHGPQLFQTFTVHQSSVTKVTLSEKFLVSVCSEYNHVRSWAVTRFRGMISTQPGSTPEASFKIVSLDAVEPCVSYNAGNDFGPFGEQDDEQVFVQKVVPETDQLFVRLASNGNRVCVIESVDGSVISSFCVHECEGSSRMGSRPRRFIFTGHSNGAIQMWDLTTALDLCSKIDQVKKVNGGPTPEELWKLLDQCDLSNSHCSTPCISPSPSLISAGTRIKASNVLFLNQSQHLEPPNGSSQLT